GTCGACGAACTCCCGGTTGCTCACCCCCAGATCGCTGACGTCGAAGAAGACCATGTTGGTCTCCGGCGCGGTGTTGCGCACCGCGATGCCCTCGATGGCGGCCAGGCCGCGGGCCAGCAGGCGGGCGTGCTCGTGATCCGCCGCCAGCCTGTCGACGTGGTGGTCGAGGGCGTACAGACAGCCCGCCGCGGCGACGCCGGCCTGCCGCATGGCCCCGCCGAAGAGCTGCTTGTAGCGCCGTGCGGCCGTGATGAAGTCCCGCGACCCCGCGAGCACCGCGCCGATGGGCGCACCGAGCCCCTTGGTGAAGTCGATCCACAAGGTGTCCACCTCGGCCGCGAACGCCGCCGCCGGGACACCGCTCGCCACGCGGGCGTTCATCAGCCGCGCGCCGTCCATGTGCAGCGGCACCCCGCGCGACCGCGCACACGCCGCGACCGCGGCGAGCTCCTCCCGCGTCCAGACGGCGCCGCCGCCGAAGTTGTGGGTCTGCTCCACGCACACCAGCCCGACCGGCTGGCCGTAAGGAACAGGCACCGCCACCACGCGGTCCATCGCCGCCTCGAGCTCGACCGGCGTGAAGATGCCCCGCTCGGTATGGATTCCCTGCACCATGACGCCGGAGGCGAGCGCCGCCCCGCCAGACTCCGCCCGGATGACGTGCGCCATCGCCTCGGCCACCAGCGCGTCCCCGGGCCGGGTGTGCGTCTTGACCGCGACGAGGTTGCACATCGTCCCGGTCGGCAGCCACAGCGCCGCCTCCTTGCCGAGCAGCCCGGCAACCCGTTCCTGCAGGCGGGTGACGGTCGGATCCTGACCCTTCTGCTCGTCACCCACCTCCGCGGCGGCCATCGCCGCGCGCATGCCGGCGGTCGGGCGGGTCTCGGTGTCGCTGGAAAGGAAGACGACGGCGCCCAACCCTATTCCTCCGGCAGGGCGAACGCCACGAGCCGCGCGTCGGGACCGGCGCCGGTGGCGATCAGGATGAACTGCCGGCCCGCGCGCGAGCGGTAGGTCATCGGGTTGCCGCTGGTGCGGAACTCGGTGGGCACGCGGCTCACCTCGCGGCCGGTCGCCGCGTCGAACGCGTAGAGATACGGGTCGCCGCCGCCGAGCAGGACGAGCCCGCCACCGGTGACCAACGGTCCGGGAGCGCCCGGCGTGCCGAGCCGCGCGGGCAGCTCGACGCCCCGCAGCAGCGGATGCGCGCGCATCACCCGGCTCCCCTCGCCGAACGGCACGCTCCAGGCGATGTCGCCCGCGTCCAGGTCGATGGAGACGAGCCGCGCGTAGGGCGGCTTGACGAGCGGTATCGGCCCCAGCCGGCTGCGCTCCGCCGGAACGTATCCGCCCAGCCCCCGGAAGATGCCGGCCGAGCCGCCGCGCGGGCAGTTGTTCGTGTAGGCGACGTCGACGTCCGGGAGATTGGGATCGGTCTCGCACACCTGGTTGGCCGAAACCCCCTCCGAGGTCCGCACGTAGAGCCGGTTGGTGGTCGGGTCGAAGGCGGCCCCGCCCCAGTTGGCGCCGCCGTCGACGCGCGGCCGCTGCAGCGTCCCCCGCAAGCTGGGGGGCGTGAAGAGCGGTCCGAGCCGGTAGGTCTGCAGCTCCTCGACGGCGAGGCGATGGATCTCCGGCGTCAGGTCGTTCGCATCATCGAGCGACACCCCCTGCGCGGCGAACGGCGGCGGCTTCGTCGGGAACGGCTGGGTCGGATACGGCACCTCGCCCGGCACGTCGGTCTCGATGTCGACCGGGCGCTCCTCGATGGGCCAGACCGGCTCGCCCGTCACCCGGTCGAACACGTAGGTGAAGCCCTGCTTCGAGACCTCCGCCACCGCGTCGATGGTCCGGCCGTCCACCTCCAGGGTCATCAGGTTCGGCGCCGACGTGAAATCGTAGTCCCACAATCCGTGGTGCACCGCCTGGAAGTGCCATTCGCGCTCGCCGGTCCGCGCGTCGAGGCAGACGAGCGACTCGGCGAACAGGTTGGCGCCGAGCCGCCGGCCGCCCCAGTAGTCGCTGCTCGGCGTGCTGGTCGGGACGTACAACAGCCCCCGCTCGGCGTCGAGGGACATCAATCCCCAGACGTTGGCGTGCCCGGTGAAGCGCCAGGAGCCGCCCTCCCAGGTGTCGGCCCCGAAGGCGTCGTTCGACTGCGGCACGGTGTAGAAGACCCAGCGCCGCTCGCCGGTGTGGACATCGAACGCCTGCACCGACCCGGGGGTATCGAAGCGTTGCTGGATGCGGTCCGGCACCCGGCTGCCGACGATGACCAGGTCCTCGAAGACGACGGGCGGCGACGTCTGGTCGAACATCTCGTGGGTCACCGGATTCGGGAAGTTCTCGGTCAGCAGCACGCGGCCGTCGTCGCCGAACGAGCGGATGAGCGACCCGTCGGCCGCGTTCAGCGCATACAGGCTGTCGCGGCTGTTGATGAAGACCCGCATCTGGTCGCCGGCCCCTGCCGTCCGGTTGGCGGTAGCCGGCCAGACCGCGACGCCGCGGTGCTTGAACCCGCCGGGAGGGCCGCCGTCCGGGCCGGTGCGCCATGCCTCGGGATCGAACGCCCAGAGCTGCTCGCCGGTCTCGGCGTCCAGGGCGACGACCCGCGTGTACATCGTCGACACGTAGACGACGTTGTCGATCATCAGCGGCATCACCTCGAAGCTGCCCGGCCGCGTCCGGAACTCCTGGTTCGGCAGCTCGTTCGGCTCCCACGTCCAGGCGACCTCCAGCCGGTCGACGTTGGCGGCGTCGATGTCGGCCAGCGGCGAGTACTTCGACGCCGCCTGGTCGGCGCCCACGTAGGGCCACTCGACCATCTCGCCGGGCTCCTGCGCCGCGGCGGGTGCCCCGGCCATCAGCGCCGTCGCGAGCACGGCCGCCGCCATCATGATTCGTGTCGCCCTGTGCATCTTCCGAGACTCCTCTCGCTCGTCAGTCGGCCCCTGTGCGGGCTTCCTGCACGCGAACCGCCCGCGCGTCGTCGCGTGGCGGCGGGTTCCGGCTCTCGTCGACCCGGCGCGTCGCCTCTCAGCGGTCGCGCGTGCGCGTCCGCCGGCCGACACGCCGCTGCTGGTCCAGCCGGGCCAGCAGATCCGCCTCGTCGCGGCAGGCCAGCGCGGCGGCGGCGAGCACGGCAGGGTTCTCACCCGCGACCCGGGCGGCCAGCCGCTCGGAGACGTCCAGGCCGCGGTTGCGGAGGATCGCGTGAACGATCTCCGCACACCCCTCGGCACGACCGGCGGCCACCCCTTCCGCACGGCCCGCCGCACGGCCCGCCGCATGCGCTTCCCGGCGCTGCGCCCCGAGCCAGAGATCGTCGTCCGGACCGGTTCCCCGGGCCTCGCCCAGCGCGCGACCGACCCGCTCCAGCACGGCACATGTCGCCTCCGACAGCTCGGCCTCGTTGAAGGCCGCATGGATCTCCGCCGCCGTCCAGCCCGGCAGCGCAACGCTTGCCGGCACGGACCGATAGCCTTCCGTCGACCGCCGGTGAATGGTCAGGCTCGGGCGTCGACGCGGCGAGCCGCCCTCCGGCACCTCGACCCACACCTCCGGGAAACCCCACGCCTCGTACAGCCCCAGCTTGCCCCGCCGCACGTCCGTGGCGTAGTCCACCTCCAGCACCACGTCCGGCAGGTGGTCCGAACCCACCTCGACGGCGGCGCCGCGGGGCCGCGTCTCCACCGGATCCAGAAAGACCACCTGGTCCGCCTCCAGGATGCGCTGCCGCTCGCCCCGCGCGTTGCGGAGCAACAGGTCCGCCGCGCCCAGGGTAAGGATCGGCGCCCCGCGGATGGCCGCGATGCGCGTCAGCAGCCCGCTGAGAACCTGGCTCGGACTCTCGTGGTAGACCGTGTTCGGCTCGCACGCCACCCAGGCCGTCTCCGTCGCCGCGTCCCAGTACTCGATGCGGCTCTCGTGGTCGGCGATGGCCTCGCGCGTGATGCGGATGGGGCGGCAGCCCGGGAACTCCGGGACGGGTTCCGGGACCTCGGCTCGCGCGTACCCCGAGGTTGGCGTCGCGGCGGAGCCGGCCGCTGTCGGGACGGACCCGAGCAGTGCGGAGACAGCCGGCGCCGACACGGGGGCAGCCGGCGTAGACCCACGACGGGAAGTCACCGAGTCATCCTACCACCCGGCCGAGACGGGGGCCTTCCCCTTCGGTTGCGCCTCAGCCCGCGCGTGCTCCCTCTCGGAGCCGCCGCGAAGAAATCGCCGGGAAGAGACTTGACAACCTCTTCGGGAGGGAACGGTTCGAGATCCGGCAGCGATGCCGTAGCGGGACTCAGGCGTGCGACACCTATTGATATGCAGTGAATTGTCACTCCCGGTTCCGCGCCTACCCTTCCCGTTGCATCCCCGTCCAGGACGGGATTGCGCCTCGCGTTCACTGCGGGCGCGTCATGGTGGCTGCCAACCCTGGAATGGCGTCGGTCGTGGTATTCTCAAACTTGGGGAGGCATCATAGCGGCGGCTGGTCACGGAGGCTTTCGGCGACCCGGCACGTGAATTGCGCCAGCTCCCCCGGCCACCGGAAGTGACTGACCTGCAACAGGGTGATCCCCCCCCCTCCCCCCTGTGGTTGGACGGCTACCTCGTCGGAATCGAGGAGGACTGGCCGGAAGCGGATATCTATCGGCTGATTGTGTGCGGCCTTCCGCGCAACTTCCACGTTCTGCCCGCGGCGGAGCAACGCGCGGCGCTCGCGGGCCGGCCCCGGCTGACGGGAACGAAGTGGGACGCGCTCCTTGCGGCGACGGTGGAACACGTGGCCCGGCAGCATGGGCATGATGCGCCGGCCTGGGTGGACGAGCCGGAACGG
The Acidobacteriota bacterium DNA segment above includes these coding regions:
- a CDS encoding low specificity L-threonine aldolase, whose amino-acid sequence is MGAVVFLSSDTETRPTAGMRAAMAAAEVGDEQKGQDPTVTRLQERVAGLLGKEAALWLPTGTMCNLVAVKTHTRPGDALVAEAMAHVIRAESGGAALASGVMVQGIHTERGIFTPVELEAAMDRVVAVPVPYGQPVGLVCVEQTHNFGGGAVWTREELAAVAACARSRGVPLHMDGARLMNARVASGVPAAAFAAEVDTLWIDFTKGLGAPIGAVLAGSRDFITAARRYKQLFGGAMRQAGVAAAGCLYALDHHVDRLAADHEHARLLARGLAAIEGIAVRNTAPETNMVFFDVSDLGVSNREFVDRLAAAGVRMGAAGGQIRAVTHLDVSRQGIERALGAIGEIASAARG
- a CDS encoding PQQ-binding-like beta-propeller repeat protein translates to MRRAVRRAVRKGWPPVVPRGVRRSFTRSSATAAWTSPSGWPPGSRVRTLPCSPPPRWPAATRRICWPGWTSSGVSAGGRARATAERRRAGSTRAGTRRHATTRGRFACRKPAQGPTDEREESRKMHRATRIMMAAAVLATALMAGAPAAAQEPGEMVEWPYVGADQAASKYSPLADIDAANVDRLEVAWTWEPNELPNQEFRTRPGSFEVMPLMIDNVVYVSTMYTRVVALDAETGEQLWAFDPEAWRTGPDGGPPGGFKHRGVAVWPATANRTAGAGDQMRVFINSRDSLYALNAADGSLIRSFGDDGRVLLTENFPNPVTHEMFDQTSPPVVFEDLVIVGSRVPDRIQQRFDTPGSVQAFDVHTGERRWVFYTVPQSNDAFGADTWEGGSWRFTGHANVWGLMSLDAERGLLYVPTSTPSSDYWGGRRLGANLFAESLVCLDARTGEREWHFQAVHHGLWDYDFTSAPNLMTLEVDGRTIDAVAEVSKQGFTYVFDRVTGEPVWPIEERPVDIETDVPGEVPYPTQPFPTKPPPFAAQGVSLDDANDLTPEIHRLAVEELQTYRLGPLFTPPSLRGTLQRPRVDGGANWGGAAFDPTTNRLYVRTSEGVSANQVCETDPNLPDVDVAYTNNCPRGGSAGIFRGLGGYVPAERSRLGPIPLVKPPYARLVSIDLDAGDIAWSVPFGEGSRVMRAHPLLRGVELPARLGTPGAPGPLVTGGGLVLLGGGDPYLYAFDAATGREVSRVPTEFRTSGNPMTYRSRAGRQFILIATGAGPDARLVAFALPEE